From Klebsiella electrica, the proteins below share one genomic window:
- a CDS encoding phosphodiester glycosidase family protein, translating into MRLLPLLPALLLPLAAQASGKCTLTDPSLTLQSYTVNPQRERIAMYWKNADGEAFGSLRALLADIDRDGRVQMAMNGGIYAKNYAPLGLYIDKGVQEAPLNRASGGGNFFIRPGGVFYLQGQKAGIVSIDKFKPSSTIAYAVQSGPMLIENGTINWRLKPSASSRKLRNGVGITRQGQVIFMLSDRETNFYDFACYAQSKLNVRQMLYLDGTISKMYRKGGSVPWQYHPFVTMIAVESKSSP; encoded by the coding sequence TTGCGCCTCCTGCCGCTGCTGCCAGCGCTGCTGCTTCCCCTCGCCGCGCAGGCCAGCGGGAAATGCACTCTCACCGACCCGTCGCTGACGCTACAAAGCTATACCGTCAATCCACAGCGCGAGCGCATCGCGATGTACTGGAAAAACGCGGATGGCGAGGCCTTCGGTTCGCTGCGTGCGCTGCTGGCGGATATCGATCGGGACGGGCGCGTGCAGATGGCGATGAACGGCGGGATTTACGCGAAGAACTACGCGCCGCTGGGGCTGTATATCGACAAGGGCGTGCAGGAGGCTCCGCTTAACCGCGCTTCCGGCGGCGGCAACTTTTTTATCCGTCCCGGCGGGGTGTTTTATCTGCAGGGGCAGAAGGCGGGGATCGTCAGCATCGATAAATTTAAGCCATCGTCGACGATCGCCTACGCGGTGCAGTCCGGCCCGATGCTGATTGAAAACGGCACAATAAACTGGCGCCTGAAGCCATCCGCCAGCTCACGTAAGCTGCGCAACGGCGTCGGTATCACCCGGCAGGGCCAGGTGATTTTTATGCTCAGCGATCGCGAAACCAACTTCTACGATTTCGCCTGCTACGCGCAGTCAAAGCTCAACGTACGGCAGATGCTCTATCTCGACGGCACCATTTCAAAGATGTACCGGAAAGGCGGCAGCGTGCCGTGGCAGTATCACCCGTTCGTGACCATGATCGCGGTGGAGAGCAAGTCGTCCCCGTAG
- a CDS encoding YbdK family carboxylate-amine ligase — translation MPLPDFHRSDPFSLGIELELQVVNPPGYDLSQDSSLLIDDVKSGLSVGEAKHDITESMLEIATGVCRDIHQAAMQLGAIQQAVLRAAARHHLHICGGGTHPFQTWQRQQISDNPRYLKTVEHFGYLAQQSTIFGQHVHVGCQNGDDALYLLHGLSRFVPHCIALNAASPWLDGADSGFACSRLNLFAAYPDNGPMPWVNSWQEFTRLFRRLSYTGMIDSMKDLHWDIRPSPRFGTVEVRVMDTPLTVAQAINIAGFIQTLACWLLAERPFKHHPDDYLLYPFNRYQACRYGLEGINTDVHSGEQRQLGEEILQLIPRLMSYADTLNAASALEAIGRQLRQEKSEARQMREFVAGGGSLIGLVQKHCEIWAS, via the coding sequence ATGCCACTACCCGACTTTCACCGCTCCGACCCCTTCAGCCTGGGGATTGAACTGGAGCTGCAGGTGGTCAATCCGCCAGGATACGACCTGAGCCAGGACTCCTCGCTGCTTATCGATGACGTGAAGAGCGGCCTCAGCGTCGGCGAGGCGAAACATGACATCACCGAAAGCATGCTGGAAATCGCCACCGGGGTCTGTCGTGATATCCACCAGGCGGCGATGCAGCTGGGCGCCATCCAGCAGGCGGTTTTACGCGCTGCCGCCCGGCACCATCTGCACATCTGCGGCGGCGGCACCCATCCTTTCCAGACCTGGCAGCGCCAGCAAATCAGCGATAATCCGCGCTATCTGAAAACCGTGGAGCACTTCGGCTACCTGGCGCAGCAGTCGACGATATTCGGTCAACACGTCCATGTTGGTTGCCAGAACGGCGATGATGCGCTTTATCTTTTGCATGGTCTGTCGCGCTTCGTCCCGCATTGCATTGCGCTGAATGCGGCCTCCCCGTGGCTCGACGGCGCCGACAGCGGTTTTGCCTGTTCGCGCCTCAATTTGTTCGCCGCTTATCCTGACAACGGGCCCATGCCGTGGGTCAATAGCTGGCAGGAGTTTACCCGCCTGTTCCGGCGCCTCAGCTATACCGGCATGATCGACAGTATGAAGGATCTGCACTGGGATATTCGCCCCAGCCCGCGTTTTGGCACCGTCGAAGTGCGGGTGATGGATACCCCGCTCACTGTCGCGCAGGCGATCAATATCGCCGGATTCATCCAGACCCTCGCCTGCTGGCTGCTGGCGGAGAGGCCGTTTAAACACCATCCCGATGACTACCTGCTGTACCCTTTTAACCGCTACCAGGCCTGTCGCTACGGACTGGAGGGCATCAATACCGATGTTCACAGCGGCGAGCAACGCCAGCTTGGCGAGGAGATTTTACAGCTGATCCCTCGCCTCATGTCCTACGCCGATACGCTCAATGCCGCCAGCGCCCTTGAGGCGATCGGGCGCCAGCTGCGGCAGGAGAAGAGCGAAGCCCGGCAGATGCGTGAGTTTGTCGCCGGCGGCGGCTCGCTGATCGGCCTGGTACAAAAACACTGCGAAATCTGGGCGTCATAG